The Xenopus tropicalis strain Nigerian chromosome 2, UCB_Xtro_10.0, whole genome shotgun sequence genome window below encodes:
- the LOC116408587 gene encoding traf2 and NCK-interacting protein kinase-like, with amino-acid sequence MSQCAAVNLMPETHQITSLLSCAGEITSVDIQDPTEKIELVDPIGQGSFGQVFKGRHLETHEELAIKVIETLDKGNEEEISNEIKILKKASRHNNIVSFYGVFQPPDSIEKPIWIAMEFCGGRSVYEVLDQTYTGSLPEGCIAYICREVLQGLTYLHKTGIAHRDIKALNIALTEDAEVRIIDFGLAVELKWYQSSTQLAGTPHFTAPEVWTGARYKFEVRLQWSNCPLCLSFLFSPPFIFHILWLAEDVSALSRLGAVTIGRCIVFDDPPTFRKPDICIYNIVIPFSRSEAFNSFLKLCLTKKQRDRPKAKALIQHPFVKDLQNEAEAKEELRVLIRRANTIRACEKGKGFVHFLY; translated from the exons atgtcacaatgcgcaGCTGTCAACTTAATGCCTGAAACACATCAAATCACATCTCTTTTGTCTTGCGCAGGAGAG ATAACATCAGTGGATATTCAG gaTCCCACAGAAAAAATTGAATTGGTTGATCCCATTGGTCAAGGGTCTTTTGGTCAGGTCTTTAAG GGTCGACATCTGGAGACTCATGAAGAACTGGCCATAAAAGTCATTGAAACCCTGGACAAG GGTAACGAGGAGGAGATTTCTAATGAAATCAAAATCCTCAAAAAGGCATCACGGCACAACAACATCGTGTCTTTCTATGGAGTCTTCCAACCACCTGACTCCATAGAGAAGCCCATATGG attgcAATGGAATTTTGTGGAGGCAGGTCAGTTTATGAAGTCCTAGATCAGACATACACCGGATCACTTCCTGAAGGATGTATTGCCTACATCTGCCGGGAAGTTTTACAG GGCCTGACCTACCTCCATAAAACCGGCATTGCCCATAGGGATATAAAAGCGCTCAACATCGCGCTTACGGAAGATGCCGAAGTTCGTATAA TTGACTTCGGCCTTGCAGTAGAACTAAAATGGTACCAGTCCAGCACTCAATTAGCAGGAACACCGCATTTCACCGCCCCTGAGGTGTGGACTGGTGCACGTTACAAATTTGAGGTAAGACTTCAGTGGTCAAATTGCCCCTTGTGCCTTAG ctttttattcagccccccatttatattccatattCTATGGTTGGCAGAGGATGTGAGCG CGCTGTCACGTTTAGGGGCTGTAACGATTGGAAGATGCATCGTTTTCGATGATCCACCAACGTTTAGGAAACCAGACATATG tatatataatattgtaattCCTTTTTCCAGGTCTGAagcatttaattcatttttaaagctCTGTCTCACTAAGAAGCAGAGAGACAGACCAAAGGCCAAAGCTCTAATTCAGCATCCTTTTGTAAAAGACCTTCAAAATGAGGCTGAGGCCAAAGAAGAGCTCAGAGTTCTCATCCGCAGAGCAAATACGATCAGAGCCTGCGAAAAAGGTAAGGGGTTTGTCCATTTtctgtattaa